A window of Oikeobacillus pervagus contains these coding sequences:
- the thrS gene encoding threonine--tRNA ligase, with amino-acid sequence MSDVLKITFPDGAVKEFPKGITTEEIAASISPGLKKKAIAGKLNGELYDYRRPLEDDGAIEIITPDSEEALEILRHSTAHLMAQAIKRLYKGVKLGVGPVIEGGFYYDIDLDQSITPEDLQAIEKEMKKIVSENIEVVRKEVSRNEAKEIFEGISDEYKLELLDAIPEDETVTIYEQGEFFDLCRGIHVPSTNKIKEFKLLSIAGAYWRGDSKNKMLQRIYGTAFFSKDDLKKHLHMLEEAKERDHRKIGKELNLFMNSQKVGQGLPLWLPKGATIRRIVERYIVDKEERLGYDHVYTPVMGSVELYKTSGHWDHYQENMFPVMEMDNEQLVLRPMNCPHHMMIYKNGIHSYRELPIRIAELGTMHRYEMSGALSGLQRVRGMTLNDAHIFVRPDQIKEEFKRVVQLILEVYKDFGLDEYSFRLSYRDPEDTEKYYDDDEMWDKAQGMLKEAMDELDLDYYEADGEAAFYGPKLDVQVRTALGKDETLSTVQLDFLLPERFDLTYVGEDGKPHRPVVIHRGVVSTMERFVAFLIEEYKGAFPTWLAPVQVQVIPVSPEIHFDYAKQVQETLRSQGIRANLDDRDEKMGYKIREAQIQKIPYMLVVGDQEIENEAVNIRKYGEKKSETVSFKDFVEQILKEVRK; translated from the coding sequence ATGTCAGACGTATTAAAAATTACATTTCCAGATGGAGCGGTGAAAGAATTCCCTAAAGGAATCACAACAGAGGAAATTGCTGCTTCCATTAGCCCAGGGTTGAAAAAGAAGGCGATTGCTGGGAAATTAAACGGTGAATTATACGATTATCGCCGCCCGCTTGAAGATGATGGAGCAATTGAAATTATTACTCCTGATAGCGAAGAGGCTCTTGAAATTTTACGTCATAGTACAGCTCATTTAATGGCACAAGCCATCAAGCGTTTATATAAAGGAGTTAAATTGGGTGTTGGGCCTGTCATTGAAGGCGGATTTTATTATGATATCGATTTAGATCAATCGATCACACCTGAAGATCTTCAAGCCATTGAAAAAGAAATGAAGAAAATCGTCAGTGAAAATATTGAAGTCGTTCGAAAAGAAGTGAGCCGTAATGAAGCTAAAGAAATTTTTGAAGGAATTAGTGATGAGTATAAATTGGAATTACTTGATGCCATCCCAGAAGATGAAACAGTAACCATTTACGAACAAGGAGAGTTTTTTGACCTTTGCCGTGGTATTCATGTTCCTTCTACAAATAAAATTAAAGAATTTAAACTTTTAAGTATTGCAGGAGCTTATTGGCGTGGTGATAGTAAAAATAAAATGCTTCAACGTATTTATGGAACAGCTTTCTTTTCAAAGGATGATTTGAAAAAACATCTACATATGTTAGAAGAAGCGAAAGAACGTGACCACCGAAAAATCGGAAAAGAACTAAATCTCTTCATGAATTCCCAAAAGGTGGGGCAAGGTTTGCCACTATGGCTTCCTAAAGGGGCAACCATCCGCCGAATTGTGGAAAGATACATTGTTGATAAAGAAGAACGTCTAGGATATGATCACGTGTATACTCCAGTAATGGGGAGTGTGGAGCTTTATAAAACAAGTGGCCACTGGGATCATTATCAAGAAAATATGTTTCCAGTCATGGAAATGGATAATGAACAATTAGTTCTTCGTCCAATGAACTGTCCACACCATATGATGATTTACAAAAATGGCATCCATAGTTACCGTGAGTTGCCAATCCGAATTGCCGAACTTGGAACTATGCATCGTTATGAAATGTCAGGGGCTTTATCAGGATTACAGCGTGTACGTGGGATGACATTGAATGATGCTCACATCTTTGTTCGACCAGATCAAATTAAAGAGGAATTTAAACGTGTCGTTCAATTAATCTTAGAAGTATACAAAGATTTCGGATTAGATGAGTATTCATTTAGACTGTCTTACCGTGACCCAGAAGATACAGAAAAATACTATGATGATGATGAAATGTGGGACAAAGCTCAAGGAATGTTAAAAGAAGCGATGGATGAATTAGATTTAGACTATTATGAAGCAGATGGAGAGGCTGCTTTCTATGGTCCAAAATTAGATGTTCAAGTCAGAACAGCTCTTGGAAAAGACGAAACACTTTCTACTGTACAACTTGACTTCTTGCTGCCAGAACGTTTCGATTTAACATATGTAGGGGAAGATGGAAAGCCACACCGCCCTGTTGTTATTCACCGCGGTGTTGTATCCACAATGGAACGGTTTGTCGCATTCTTAATTGAAGAATATAAAGGGGCCTTCCCAACATGGCTTGCACCTGTACAAGTACAAGTGATCCCGGTTTCCCCAGAGATTCATTTTGATTATGCTAAACAAGTTCAGGAGACATTACGTTCACAAGGAATTCGTGCTAATTTAGATGATCGGGATGAAAAAATGGGGTATAAAATTAGAGAAGCGCAAATTCAAAAAATCCCATATATGCTCGTCGTTGGAGACCAAGAAATCGAAAACGAAGCGGTCAATATTAGAAAATACGGGGAGAAAAAATCAGAAACAGTTTCATTCAAAGACTTTGTTGAACAGATTTTAAAAGAAGTTCGAAAATAA
- the dut gene encoding dUTP diphosphatase, with product MNYDLKIKLIDEEATLPYQAHPGDAGLDLFSIEEMFIQPGEAALVRTGIQIELPKGTEAQVRPRSGLALKHSITVLNSPGTIDEGYRGEIKVILINHGKAVFKVEKKMRIAQMVIAPVLNVNLIQAEELTNSIRGEGGFGSSGKN from the coding sequence ATGAATTACGATTTGAAAATAAAATTAATAGATGAAGAGGCGACTTTGCCTTATCAAGCCCATCCTGGTGATGCGGGTTTAGATTTATTCTCGATAGAAGAAATGTTTATTCAACCAGGTGAAGCTGCTCTTGTTAGAACAGGGATCCAAATTGAATTACCTAAAGGAACGGAAGCTCAAGTACGTCCAAGGAGTGGATTAGCTCTTAAACATTCGATCACAGTATTGAATAGTCCGGGTACCATTGATGAAGGTTATCGAGGTGAAATCAAAGTCATTTTAATCAATCATGGTAAAGCTGTTTTCAAAGTGGAAAAAAAGATGCGAATCGCGCAAATGGTCATTGCACCAGTATTAAATGTGAATCTTATTCAAGCAGAAGAGTTAACCAATTCTATAAGAGGAGAAGGGGGATTTGGTTCTTCTGGGAAGAATTAA
- the rpmI gene encoding 50S ribosomal protein L35 — MPKMKTHRGTAKRFKKTGSGKLKRSHAYRSHLFANKSTKQKRKLRKAAIVSKGDFRRIRHMLDNIK, encoded by the coding sequence ATGCCAAAAATGAAAACACACCGCGGCACAGCTAAGCGTTTCAAAAAAACAGGTTCTGGTAAATTAAAACGTTCTCACGCTTACAGAAGCCACTTGTTTGCAAACAAATCAACAAAACAAAAACGTAAATTACGTAAAGCTGCCATCGTATCTAAAGGTGACTTCAGACGTATTCGTCATATGTTAGACAACATTAAGTAA
- a CDS encoding carbon starvation CstA family protein produces MNLLTLLMVSGIIFIIAYFTYGKFLDKKLDIDPNRPTPAKTMADGVDYVSARKPVLLGHHFATIAGGGPIVGPISAVVFGWIPAVLWIIVGSIFIGGVHDYTSLQASIRHKAQSIGTIIKEYIGNRGQTLFLSFSIATLVLIVGVFIILVRDTFVAVPEAATASVLFIGLAIVFGVLVNQLRMNFVLASILGVLAMFASIWIGIEFPFHLSGTTWVIILLVYAYLASVLPVWVLLQPRDYLNSFLLYGMIAGAFIGMVIANPTIQLAGYTGFYNENLGYLFPILFITIACGAVSGFHSLVSSGTTAKQLDNEKNGRFITYGAMLLEGFLAIIAIGAVAYLSQADFAARMTDLGGPIGTFSAGVGFFMSHWGISEITATTFTALTASAFLMTTLDSATRLGKYAVQEFAENKSSFFRNHHIATLVIIIGAGALAISGTWSTVWPLFGSANQMLGALALLAITVWLIKKGVKAWFTILPMVFMFLVTLSALIALMQANLTKGNYLLTVIAFIVFVLCIFLVIEAWRAIFSANKQNPPVKM; encoded by the coding sequence ATGAATTTATTAACATTATTAATGGTTTCAGGAATTATCTTCATTATTGCCTATTTCACCTATGGAAAATTCCTAGATAAAAAGCTAGATATTGACCCAAATAGACCAACACCGGCAAAGACGATGGCGGATGGAGTTGACTATGTTTCCGCCAGAAAGCCTGTTTTACTTGGACATCATTTTGCGACGATTGCGGGGGGAGGTCCGATCGTTGGCCCGATTTCCGCTGTTGTGTTCGGCTGGATTCCAGCGGTACTTTGGATTATTGTTGGAAGCATTTTCATCGGTGGGGTTCACGATTATACATCATTGCAAGCCTCGATCCGACATAAGGCACAATCGATTGGAACGATCATTAAAGAATATATTGGAAACCGCGGACAAACATTGTTTCTTTCATTCTCCATTGCTACCTTAGTTCTTATTGTCGGGGTTTTTATTATTCTAGTACGTGATACATTTGTTGCCGTTCCAGAAGCTGCGACAGCCTCGGTATTATTTATTGGACTTGCGATCGTATTCGGTGTTTTAGTTAATCAGTTGCGTATGAACTTTGTGTTAGCAAGTATTTTAGGTGTACTTGCTATGTTCGCAAGCATCTGGATCGGAATTGAATTCCCTTTTCATTTAAGTGGAACAACATGGGTCATCATTTTATTAGTCTATGCCTATTTAGCCTCGGTATTACCTGTTTGGGTTCTTTTACAACCACGAGACTATTTAAATTCATTTTTATTATATGGAATGATTGCAGGTGCCTTCATAGGAATGGTGATCGCCAATCCTACAATTCAGTTAGCAGGGTATACAGGATTTTATAATGAAAATTTAGGATATTTATTTCCAATCCTATTTATTACCATTGCCTGTGGAGCGGTGTCAGGCTTCCACTCCCTCGTCTCCTCAGGTACAACCGCAAAGCAACTGGATAATGAAAAGAATGGGCGATTTATTACGTATGGAGCTATGCTTCTGGAAGGATTTCTTGCCATTATCGCGATAGGAGCGGTTGCCTATCTTTCACAAGCCGATTTCGCTGCAAGAATGACCGACCTAGGTGGACCAATCGGAACATTTTCTGCTGGTGTTGGTTTCTTTATGTCTCATTGGGGCATTTCTGAAATCACTGCTACTACATTTACCGCATTAACCGCTTCTGCTTTCCTAATGACGACATTAGATTCAGCTACTCGACTCGGAAAATATGCTGTTCAGGAATTTGCTGAAAATAAATCCTCCTTCTTCCGTAATCATCATATTGCCACCCTAGTAATCATCATCGGTGCCGGAGCTTTGGCCATTTCAGGAACTTGGAGTACGGTATGGCCACTATTTGGCTCAGCCAACCAAATGCTTGGTGCCTTGGCATTATTAGCGATTACGGTTTGGTTAATTAAAAAAGGAGTAAAAGCGTGGTTTACCATTCTGCCAATGGTCTTTATGTTTCTGGTCACCTTATCTGCGCTAATTGCTTTAATGCAAGCAAATTTAACGAAAGGCAACTATCTTTTAACAGTCATCGCCTTTATCGTATTCGTCCTATGCATCTTTTTAGTCATTGAAGCGTGGCGTGCCATTTTTTCAGCCAACAAACAAAATCCTCCGGTCAAAATGTAA
- a CDS encoding CC/Se motif family (seleno)protein: MDYTITFDEKATQWLFSKTAEPVIVVKPFQPGNCCVGGMEAEVTFVKPDFENLFHHQKVEGISIFIDQVLEFKDRHIHFYLTGFSVFKTLQVKGLKRF; encoded by the coding sequence ATGGATTACACGATTACATTTGATGAAAAAGCGACACAATGGCTTTTTTCAAAAACTGCAGAACCTGTTATCGTTGTGAAACCCTTTCAACCTGGAAACTGCTGTGTTGGGGGGATGGAAGCGGAGGTAACCTTTGTCAAACCTGATTTCGAGAATTTATTTCATCATCAAAAGGTAGAAGGGATTTCTATCTTTATTGATCAAGTTCTGGAATTCAAAGATCGTCACATTCATTTTTACCTTACTGGTTTTTCCGTATTTAAAACATTACAAGTGAAAGGATTGAAGCGATTTTAA
- the rplT gene encoding 50S ribosomal protein L20, which produces MARVKGGTVTRRRRKKVLKLAKGFFGSKHRLYKVANQQVMKSYMYAYRDRRNKKRDFRKLWITRINAAARMNGLSYSRLMHGLKLAGIEVNRKMLAELAVSDEKAFAELANAAKAQIQK; this is translated from the coding sequence ATGGCACGCGTAAAAGGCGGTACAGTTACACGCAGACGTCGTAAAAAAGTTCTTAAATTAGCAAAAGGTTTTTTCGGGTCTAAACATCGTTTATATAAAGTTGCTAACCAACAAGTAATGAAATCTTATATGTATGCATATCGTGATCGTCGTAACAAGAAACGTGACTTCCGTAAACTTTGGATTACACGTATTAATGCGGCTGCACGTATGAACGGACTTTCTTATAGCCGTTTAATGCACGGTTTAAAACTTGCTGGTATCGAAGTAAACCGCAAAATGCTTGCTGAATTAGCTGTTTCTGATGAAAAAGCATTCGCAGAATTAGCCAATGCAGCAAAAGCACAAATTCAAAAATAA
- a CDS encoding sigma-w pathway protein ysdB has translation MIVLIRGFILILLIYLAYNIIKYITHPKRRFEYARRRHQLYLLDEKDQIQKNFLLTYKGMVFEGEKFTNPSSRPQVVSIFIWPHQESTIIPSHEVKILEQHILQQYPNAHIDWKNVQAAPK, from the coding sequence TTGATTGTACTAATAAGAGGATTCATTCTCATCTTATTAATCTACCTTGCTTACAATATCATAAAGTATATTACACATCCAAAGAGAAGATTTGAGTATGCAAGGAGACGACATCAATTATATTTACTGGACGAAAAGGATCAGATTCAAAAAAATTTCCTCCTAACGTATAAAGGAATGGTCTTTGAGGGTGAAAAATTCACAAATCCGTCTTCCAGGCCCCAAGTCGTTTCCATTTTCATTTGGCCCCACCAAGAATCGACGATAATTCCTTCACATGAAGTGAAGATTCTCGAACAACATATTCTTCAACAATACCCAAATGCTCACATCGATTGGAAAAATGTTCAGGCTGCCCCAAAGTAA
- the infC gene encoding translation initiation factor IF-3 — protein MIVNEGIRAREVRLIDQNGEQLGIRSKTEALEIATRVNLDLVLVAPNAKPPVARIMDFGKFKFEQQKREKEARKNQKVINLKEVRLSPTIEEHDFNTKLRNARKFLEKGDKVKASIRFKGRAITHKELGQKVLDRFAQECDDLASLETKPKMDGRSMFIVLAPKNEK, from the coding sequence ATGATTGTAAACGAGGGTATTCGCGCTCGTGAAGTCCGTCTCATTGACCAAAATGGCGAACAACTGGGGATTAGATCCAAAACAGAAGCTCTAGAAATTGCTACTCGCGTAAATTTAGATTTAGTTCTTGTTGCCCCAAATGCCAAACCACCAGTAGCCCGTATTATGGACTTTGGGAAGTTTAAATTTGAGCAACAGAAAAGAGAAAAAGAAGCGCGGAAAAATCAAAAAGTCATTAACTTGAAAGAAGTTCGTTTAAGCCCGACAATTGAGGAACATGACTTTAACACGAAGCTTCGCAATGCACGAAAATTCTTAGAAAAGGGCGATAAAGTTAAAGCGTCGATCCGATTCAAAGGTCGTGCCATTACTCACAAAGAATTGGGACAAAAAGTTCTTGATCGTTTTGCACAGGAATGCGACGATCTTGCTTCACTTGAAACAAAGCCAAAAATGGATGGTCGTAGCATGTTCATTGTATTAGCACCTAAAAACGAAAAGTAA
- a CDS encoding TVP38/TMEM64 family protein, translated as MDQSMYIFLAYVEAAGMFAPIAFILLHFFRQFLFIPVALVCMTGGILFGSLFGMIYSLIGLIFVSLFFYVCLSRMPKTNEKLLKIKKKWFGPHAKLTVGQITVLRLFPFVHYHLLNVCLMERSPRMKDFIRNSFIVNFPFVFFYTIFGEFLSQFTLKMIVLMMIGLFILFYLLRERVIILKWHDFFQTEKKRSFSSNKS; from the coding sequence ATGGATCAGTCAATGTATATATTTTTGGCATACGTAGAAGCAGCTGGAATGTTTGCACCTATCGCCTTTATCCTTCTCCATTTTTTTCGGCAATTCCTTTTTATTCCTGTTGCTCTCGTATGCATGACAGGTGGAATCCTCTTTGGTAGTTTGTTCGGCATGATTTATTCACTTATCGGTTTAATTTTCGTTTCGTTATTTTTCTATGTTTGTTTATCCCGTATGCCGAAAACCAATGAAAAGCTTCTTAAAATTAAAAAGAAATGGTTCGGCCCTCATGCAAAATTAACTGTTGGGCAAATCACTGTTTTGCGACTTTTTCCATTTGTTCATTACCATCTATTAAATGTATGTTTAATGGAGCGTTCCCCTCGTATGAAAGATTTTATTAGAAATTCCTTTATTGTAAATTTCCCCTTCGTTTTCTTTTACACCATCTTTGGAGAATTTCTCAGCCAATTTACTTTGAAGATGATCGTATTAATGATGATTGGATTATTCATTTTGTTTTATTTATTAAGGGAAAGAGTGATTATTTTAAAATGGCATGATTTTTTTCAGACTGAAAAAAAACGTTCCTTTAGTTCCAATAAAAGCTAG